Proteins co-encoded in one Candidatus Nitrosacidococcus tergens genomic window:
- the uvrD gene encoding DNA helicase II, whose protein sequence is MDASISLLHSLNKSQQEAVSIPQGHCLVLAGAGSGKTRVLTHRVAWLVKNQNISPSTFLVVTFTNKAAGEMQKRIESLLNQSTKFLWIGTFHSLAYRFLRIHYQEAKLPKEFQILDSEDQLRLIRQTLKNHNLVDETKWPPRKIQWFINHHKDKGEYPQHIPDDGNPDIQKMVQIYLEYQNYCERNGLVDFTELLLRSYKLWQYYPELLRHYQTRFTHIFVDEFQDTNAIQYEWLRLLIGRQGTLFAVGDDDQAIYGWRGARVENIQQLTLDFPSIHTIRLEQNYRSTSTILAAANAVISCNKARLGKNLWTEGKKGIPIQIYSGSNEQEEAHFCLIQILNWRNQGGSYADIALLYRTNAQSRIFEDILFQHKIPYRIHGGLRFFERAEIKNILAYLRLFIQRESDPVFERIINMPPRGIGAQTLSQIREYAQDQTISLWQATTQLLAQKAFTPRSTQALNNFCQFIQDIEIVFQSSSLPQFTEYVLKKSGLVTHYEKDKSERGQARLDNLKELIQAIAQFQPEDQNLERLSAFLAYTTLGEADPQQAQQTNTYVQLMTLHAAKGLEFPLVFIVGMEEGLFPSAQSFSSSNKLEEERRLCYVGMTRAKSQLYLTYVNCRRLYGSENYPEPSRFITEIPNQLTQELGMHQIQTSQPASSKEILLKNIQLRKGQRVYHPKFGEGILLAIIGERETAEVEVKFYSFGIKRLALIYAKLRPI, encoded by the coding sequence ATGGATGCTTCCATTTCTCTGCTACACTCTTTAAATAAAAGCCAACAAGAAGCTGTAAGTATTCCCCAAGGCCATTGTTTAGTACTTGCTGGTGCAGGCAGCGGAAAAACTCGAGTGCTTACTCATCGGGTAGCATGGCTTGTTAAAAATCAAAATATCTCTCCGTCTACTTTTTTAGTAGTTACCTTTACTAATAAAGCTGCAGGAGAGATGCAAAAAAGAATAGAATCCCTTTTAAACCAATCTACCAAATTCCTATGGATAGGGACTTTCCATAGCCTTGCCTATCGTTTTTTACGTATTCACTATCAAGAGGCAAAACTTCCTAAAGAATTTCAAATTTTGGATTCTGAGGATCAACTCCGTTTAATTCGTCAAACTTTAAAAAATCATAACTTAGTTGATGAAACCAAATGGCCTCCTCGAAAAATACAATGGTTTATTAATCACCATAAAGATAAGGGGGAATATCCTCAACATATCCCAGATGATGGCAACCCAGATATCCAAAAAATGGTACAGATATACCTTGAATACCAAAATTACTGTGAACGAAATGGCTTAGTAGATTTTACTGAATTATTATTACGATCTTATAAATTATGGCAGTACTACCCCGAGCTACTGAGGCACTATCAAACCAGATTTACTCATATTTTTGTTGATGAATTTCAAGATACTAATGCTATTCAATACGAATGGCTCCGACTACTTATTGGCCGACAGGGAACATTGTTTGCGGTAGGTGATGATGATCAAGCGATTTATGGCTGGCGAGGTGCTCGAGTGGAAAATATCCAACAGCTTACTCTCGATTTTCCCTCTATTCATACTATTCGCTTAGAGCAAAACTATCGCTCTACCAGTACTATTCTTGCAGCTGCTAATGCTGTGATTTCTTGCAATAAAGCAAGGTTAGGCAAAAATTTATGGACAGAAGGTAAAAAGGGCATTCCTATCCAAATTTATAGCGGTTCTAATGAACAGGAAGAAGCACACTTTTGCCTTATCCAAATTTTAAATTGGAGGAATCAGGGAGGTAGCTATGCTGATATAGCACTACTTTATCGTACTAATGCTCAGTCCCGTATTTTTGAAGATATCCTATTTCAGCATAAAATTCCCTATCGGATACATGGTGGATTACGGTTTTTCGAAAGAGCAGAAATTAAAAATATTCTTGCTTACTTACGCCTATTCATTCAAAGAGAGAGTGACCCTGTATTTGAACGTATTATTAATATGCCTCCTCGGGGTATTGGTGCACAAACCCTTTCTCAAATACGAGAATATGCTCAGGATCAAACTATTTCTCTATGGCAAGCTACAACACAGCTTTTAGCACAAAAAGCCTTCACGCCACGGAGTACTCAGGCGCTCAACAATTTTTGCCAGTTTATTCAAGATATAGAAATAGTATTTCAATCTAGCTCTTTACCCCAATTTACTGAGTATGTTCTTAAAAAAAGTGGTTTAGTTACACATTATGAAAAAGATAAAAGCGAGCGTGGTCAAGCACGGCTAGATAATCTTAAAGAGCTTATTCAGGCTATCGCCCAATTTCAGCCAGAGGATCAGAATCTAGAAAGGCTATCTGCATTTCTTGCCTATACTACCCTTGGAGAAGCAGATCCTCAACAAGCACAGCAGACTAATACTTATGTGCAACTAATGACATTACATGCAGCTAAAGGGTTAGAATTTCCTTTAGTTTTTATAGTAGGTATGGAAGAGGGTTTATTTCCAAGTGCTCAATCTTTTTCTAGTTCAAATAAGTTAGAAGAAGAACGTCGTCTCTGTTATGTAGGGATGACGCGAGCAAAATCTCAGCTCTACCTTACTTATGTAAATTGTCGCCGCCTTTATGGATCAGAAAACTATCCTGAACCTTCTCGATTTATCACTGAAATTCCTAACCAGCTTACCCAAGAATTAGGGATGCACCAGATCCAAACTTCCCAACCCGCCTCTTCCAAAGAAATTCTCTTAAAAAATATACAACTTAGAAAGGGGCAACGAGTATATCATCCTAAATTTGGAGAAGGTATTTTATTAGCCATCATCGGAGAGAGAGAGACTGCAGAGGTAGAAGTAAAGTTTTATTCCTTTGGTATAAAACGGCTAGCATTGATATATGCTAAGCTCCGACCTATTTAG